Genomic segment of Candidatus Omnitrophota bacterium:
GTGAGTACCATGCCCGCAATCGCTGCCCAGCGCTTCAAGTGGAGTAAGCCGATACCCACACAAATTTTGAGAATGAAATACCCGATCAATACGCCCACCCAGATTGGAGATAGTGGGCGAGTGTTCATGGAGGAATAGAATAGCCATAGGAACAAAACCGGCTCTAAGAAAATCAGGATCGCTGCAATATAAATCCCAGCGTTCGGTCGTCGTATCATGTTATAGCCTTCTGCGATGAGCGAGGGTAGCATAGCGGCTTGAGGAAGGCCTTGTCAACGCGAGATGGTGAACGAGGTCCCTTCCTCTATTGAATGAAGGAGTGCGGCTGGAGCGTCGGTGTGGCCGATAATGGTGACGTCGCTGGTCGGGCGGGGCTCATCCTTTTTCGAGGCCGGCGTTTTGCCGAAGAAGATGCACAGGCTTGGCCCCTCGGGCCAGTAGGCGACATCGCCGACCTTGACGTCTCGGGTCGGCGACGTGTTCTTCATCCTCACCGGCACGTCGAAATAGATTTCCTCGCCCCATCGCTGAACCGTAGACGTCATCGGCAGCTGGCGCCCAATCGCCTGGGCGATGGCGGTGTCGTTGAACGCTGCCGAGAATGTGCGCTCCCCGGACTTAAAACAGATGCGGAGAGGGTTCATGGAGCGGATCGAGACGATGGCTTCGTAGAGATGGCAAAGGGATTGATGACTTCAATTTCAGGATAGCGACGGAAATCCTGAACATTCTCCGTATAGATGGTGCTGACGCCATGATCGAGCATGGTGGCCACCAAATACACATCGAATACGCCTTTTCCGGTAACGGGATGCCGTCGAAGCAGCGTCAAGGCTCGTTGATGGCTTGATGGCTGCGGGACGAGAACGCGAAGGTGGGGCGCCTGCATATATAACGAGACTTCATGGAGTGCTTCCTGAGCAGAAAGGGCGGGGTGAATGCGCTTCGGGTTGGTCACGACCGCGTAGAA
This window contains:
- a CDS encoding PIN domain-containing protein; translation: MTVLLDTNVLIHAANAASPVYALARQLRDQAVAGTLQACLSPQNLWEFYAVVTNPKRIHPALSAQEALHEVSLYMQAPHLRVLVPQPSSHQRALTLLRRHPVTGKGVFDVYLVATMLDHGVSTIYTENVQDFRRYPEIEVINPFAISTKPSSRSAP